From a single Patagioenas fasciata isolate bPatFas1 chromosome 19, bPatFas1.hap1, whole genome shotgun sequence genomic region:
- the CPD gene encoding carboxypeptidase D yields MASAARGLGRRGLLLPLLCALLLGPARAAHIKKAEAAAAAPGEALRYLHSAELGEALRALAAAAPPGLARLFSIGESVEKRPLWVLRLTAGQEPERPGEEPGGAALPGRPQVKLVGNMHGDEPLARPLLLRLAQELVRGWASGEERIGRLLNTTDLYLLPSLNPDGFERAREGDCGGGDGAEGGRENSRGRDLNRSFPDQFEASEPDLEPVPEVRALIAWMRRNKFLLSGNLHGGSVVASYPYDDSPTHKPTGVYSKSADDEVFKYLAKAYASHHPIMRTGKPNCPGEEGETFQDGITNGAQWYDVEGGMQDYNYVWANCFEITLELSCCKYPPTSELQQEWENNRESLLAFIEKVHIGVKGFVRDAVTGDGLENATIVVAGIAHNITAGKFGDYHRLLVPGTYNVTAVVMGYTPVTKENIEVKEGAATEVDFSLQPVVMPLGLNVTQFTATPAPVSTVTPTPVPAEPPSPTSLHQPVQPVDFRHHHFSDMEIFLRRYASEYPNITRLYSVGKSVELRELYVMEISDNPGNHEPGEPEFKYIGNMHGNEVVGRELLLNLIEYLCKNFGTDPEVTDLVQSTRIHIMPSMNPDGYEKSQEGDRGGTVGRNNSNNYDLNRNFPDQFFHVVDPPQPETLAVMTWLKTYPFVLSANLHGGSLVVNYPFDDDEQGVAVYSRSPDDAVFQQLALSYSKENRKMYQGSPCKDMYPTEYFPHGITNGAHWYNVPGGMQDWNYLHTNCFEVTIELGCVKYPKAEDLPKYWEQNRRSLLQFMKQVHRGVWGFVLDATDGRGILNATISVAEIDHPVTTYKDGDFWRLLVQGTYKITASARGYDPVTKTVEVGSKGGVQVNFTLSRTDIKVQEGKIPVLNTPDTSDPNEKEFETLIKDLSAENGLEHLLLTSSGDVPPYRYRPYKDLSEFLRALYLNYPLITNLTSLGQSVEFRQIWSLEISNKPNQSEPEEPKIRFVAGIHGNAPVGTELLLALAEFLCMNYKKNAAVTKLIDRTRIVIVPSLNPDGREVAQERGCTSKIGQTNAHGRDLDTDFPSNYSRYSGTREPETKAIIENLILKQDFSLSVALDGGSLLVTYPYDKPEQTVENKETLKHLASQYANNHPLMHLGQPGCPNKSDETIPGGVIQGSEWHSHLGSMKDFSVTFGHCPEITVYTSCCYFPSAGQLPSLWAEHRKSLLSMLVEVHKGVHGFVQDKSGKAISKATIVLNDGLRVYTKEGGYFHVLVAPGLHNINAIADGYQQKHVKVLVRHDAPSSVFIVFDTENRIFGLPRELVVTVAGASMSALVLTACIIWCVCSIKSNRHKDGFHRLRQHHDDYEDEIRMMSTSSKKSLLSHEFQDETDTEEETLYSSKH; encoded by the exons ATGGcgagcgcggcgcgggggctgggccggcgggggctgctgctcccGCTGCTCTGCGCGCTGCTGCTGGGCCCGGCCCGCGCCGCACACATCAAGAAGGcggaggcggcagcggcggcgcccGGCGAGGCGCTGCGGTACCTGCACTCGGCCGAGCTGGGCGAGGCGCTGCGGGCGCTGGCGGCTGCGGCCCCCCCGGGCCTGGCGCGACTGTTCAGCATCGGCGAGTCGGTGGAGAAGCGGCCCCTGTGGGTGCTGCGCCTGACGGCGGGACAGGAGCCGGAGCGGCCCGGCGAGGAGCCCGGCGGCGCGGCCCTGCCCGGCCGGCCGCAGGTGAAGCTGGTGGGGAACATGCACGGGGACGAGCCGCTGGCGCGGCCGCTGCTGCTCCGCCTGGCGCAGGAGCTGGTGCGGGGCTGGGCCAGCGGCGAGGAGCGCATCGGCCGCCTGCTCAACACCACCGACCTCTACCTGCTGCCCAGCCTCAATCCCGACGGCTTCGAACGCGCCCGCGAAGGCGACTGCGGCGGCGGGGACGGCGCGGAGGGCGGCCGGGAGAACAGCCGCGGCCGCGACCTCAACCGCAGCTTCCCCGACCAGTTCGAGGCATccgagcccgacctggagcccgtgCCCGAGGTGCGAGCCCTCATCGCCTGGATGCGCCGCAACAA GTTTCTGCTCTCTGGCAATCTGCATGGTGGCTCAGTAGTTGCAAGCTATCCCTATGATGACTCTCCCACACACAAGCCCACAGGAGTCTACAGTAAATCAGCTGATGACGAAGTGTTCAAATATTTGGCCAAAGCTTATGCGTCACATCACCCCATCATGAGAACTGGCAAACCCAATTGCCCTGGCGAGGAGGGAGAGACCTTCCAAGATGGTATCACAAACGGGGCCCAGTGGTATGATGTAGAAG GGGGGATGCAGGATTACAACTACGTGTGGGCCAACTGCTTTGAGATCACGTTGGAGCTGTCCTGCTGCAAATATCCACCGACCTCCGAGCTTCAGCAGGAGTGGGAGAACAACCGGGAGTCTCTCCTTGCTTTCATCGAGAAG GTCCACATCGGTGTGAAAGGCTTTGTGAGGGATGCAGTCACTGGAGATGGCCTGGAGAATGCGACCATTGTTGTTGCTGGTATTGCTCATAACATCACAGCAGGGAAATTTGGGGATTACCACCGACTGCTTGTGCCTGGGACCTACAACGTGACCGCAGTTGTAATGGG ttacaCACCAGTGACTAAAGAGAACATCGAGGTGAAGGAAGGAGCTGCAACAGAAGTGGATTTCTCCTTGCAGCCAGTTGTCATGCCACTAGGCCTTAACGTCACACAGTTCACAGCAACGCCTGCTCCTGTCTCTACCGTCACCCCCACCCCTGTGCCCGCAGAACCCCCAAGCCCAACCTCTCTCCATCAACCCGTCCAACCTGTGGACTTCCGCCACCATCACTTCTCAGACATGGAGATCTTTCTGCGGCGATACGCCAGCGAGTACCCCAACATAACCCGGCTCTACTCTGTGGGCAAGTCGGTGGAGCTGCGTGAGCTCTATGTCATGGAGATCTCAGACAACCCTGGCAACCATGAACCAG GTGAGCCAGAGTTCAAGTACATCGGTAACATGCATGGGAATGAAGTTGTGGGGCGAGAACTTCTCCTGAACCTCATTGAGTACCTCTGCAAGAACTTTGGCACAGACCCTGAGGTGACCGACCTGGTCCAGAGCACACGGATCCACATCATGCCATCCATGAACCCCGATGGCTATGAGAAGTCCCAGGAAG GAGACAGAGGAGGTACTGTTGgcagaaacaacagcaacaactacGACCTGAATCGGAACTTCCCAGATCAGTTCTTCCATGTGGTAGACCCTCCACAGCCAGAAACTCTTGCTGTCATGACCTGGTTGAAGACGTACCCGTTTGTGCTCTCCGCAAACCTGCACGGAG GTTCTCTGGTGGTTAATTACCCTTTTGATGATGATGAACAAGGAGTAGCCGTATACAGTAGATCCCCAGATGATGCTGTGTTTCAGCAGCTGGCACTTTCCTACTCCAAG gaaaacagaaagatGTATCAGGGAAGCCCTTGTAAGGATATGTACCCCACCGAGTACTTCCCCCATGGCATCACTAATGGGGCTCACTGGTACAATGTTCCAG GTGGGATGCAAGACTGGAATTACTTACATACAAACTGCTTTGAAGTGACCATTGAGTTGGGCTGCGTGAAATATCCAAAAGCTGAGGACCTGCCAAAGTACTGGGAGCAGAACCGCCGATCTCTCCTCCAATTCATGAAGCAG GTTCACCGCGGTGTCTGGGGATTTGTGCTGGACGCCACAGACGGAAGAGGCATTCTGAACGCCACCATCAGCGTTGCCGAGATCGACCACCCGGTGACCACGTACAAAGATGGAGACTTCTGGCGCCTCTTGGTCCAGGGGACGTACAAAATCACAGCGTCTGCCCGAGG GTATGATCCAGTCACTAAGACGGTGGAAGTTGGCAGCAAAGGTGGGGTGCAAGTCAACTTCACTCTTTCACGGACAGACATCAAAGTGCAGGAGGGGAAGATACCAGTCTTGAACACACCAGACACCAGCGACCCCAACGAGAAGGAGTTTGAGACCCTAATCAAAGACCTGTCTGCTGAGAAcggcctggagcacctcctgctcaCCTCCTCGGGGGATGTCCCTCCTTACCGATACCGCCCCTACAAGGACCTCTCCGAGTTCCTCCGAGCCCTCTATCTGAACTACCCCCTCATCACCAATCTCACCAG TTTGGGTCAGAGCGTCGAGTTCCGTCAGATCTGGTCCCTCGAAATCTCCAACAAACCAAATCAGTCTGAGCCTGAGGAGCCAAAGATCCGCTTCGTTGCCGGTATTCACGGAAATGCTCCCGTTGGTACGGAGCTGCTCCTGGCACTGGCAGAATTCCTTTGCATGAACTACAAGAAGAACGCTGCTGTTACAAAG CTGATTGACCGAACTCGGATCGTGATTGTGCCTTCCCTGAATCCAGACGGACGTGAGGTAGCACAGGAGAGAGGCTGCACGTCGAAGATAGGCCAGACTAACGCTCACGGCAGAGATCTCGACACAGACTTCCCAA GCAATTACTCCCGGTACTCGGGGACACGAGAGCCTGAGACCAAAGCCATCATAGAGAACTTGATATTGAAGCAGGATTTCAGCCTCTCCGTTGCACTAGATGGAGGATCCCTGCTTGTCACTTACCCGTATGACAAACCGGAGCAGACAG TGGAGAACAAAGAAACACTGAAGCATTTGGCATCTCAGTATGCAAACAACCATCCGCTGATGCATTTGGGCCAGCCAGGCTGTCCAAACAAGTCAG ATGAAACTATTCCTGGTGGTGTGATCCAGGGCTCCGAATGGCACAGTCACCTGGGAAGTATGAAG GACTTCAGCGTTACGTTTGGTCATTGTCCTGAGATCACTGTTTATACCAGCTGCTGTTACTTCCCGAGCGCGGGGCAGCTTCccagcctgtgggcagagcacaggAAATCCCTCCTCAGCATGCTGGTGGAG gTTCATAAGGGAGTCCATGGGTTTGTCCAAGACAAGAGTGGCAAGGCAATTTCTAAAGCCACCATTGTTCTTAATGACGGTTTGAGGGTCTACACTAAAGAAGGCGGCTATTTCCATGTGCTGGTGGCTCCAGGTTTGCATAACATCAACGCCATAGCCGACGGGTACCAGCAGAAGCACGTCAAG
- the TMIGD1 gene encoding transmembrane and immunoglobulin domain-containing protein 1, giving the protein MAQSSSLAVLAVGFLAHVATGLELSVNDQTADFSLTTSLDYSISLSCLVQNSSQDEELLWYRGDGQVNLTDENKVNISNVCISPVTVSDNGVTFTCRLARDESVQVSVTLDVQFRPQLSGEESLQVEEDKDVTLSCNAKSNPQAQATWYKNNTILTLEESRYEVYHTSEVFQLQITTAQKSDNGTYSCVLQSLWGEDRKDFHLTVEDKKSVFPTEAVIAAVVVVALTILFGIVARRDKICKCFKRSSETAL; this is encoded by the exons ATGGCACAGAGCAGCAGCCTCGCAGTCCTTGCCGTTGGCTTTTTGGCACACGTAGCCACAG GTTTAGAACTGTCTGTCAATGACCAAACTGCTGACTTCTCCCTGACCACATCCCTTGACTATTCCATCTCCCTCTCCTGCCTCGTACAGAACAGCAGCCAGGATGAGGAGCTGCTCTGGTACCGAGGAGATGGGCAAGTGAATCTGACCGATGAGAATAAAGTGAACATCAGTAACGTCTGCATATCCCCGGTCACCGTGTCCGACAACGGAGTCACCTTCACCTGCAGGCTGGCTCGGGACGAATCTGTCCAGGTGTCTGTGACCCTGGATGTCCAGT TTCGTCCCCAGCTGTCTGGAGAAGAGTCCCTCCAAGTCGAAGAAGACAAAGATGTGACTCTGTCCTGCAATGCCAAATCCAACCCTCAAGCCCAAGCAACTTGGTATAAGAACAACACCATCCTGACCCTAGAGGAAAGCCGTTACGAGGTGTACCACACTAGCGAGGTCTTTCAGCTCCAGATCACAACAGCACAGAAGTCTGACAACGGGACCTACAGCTGCGTGCTGCAGTCTCTATGGGGAGAGGACAGAAAGGATTTCCACCTGACAGTTGAAG ACAAAAAATCCGTTTTTCCCACGGAGGCTGTTATTGCTGCTGTTGTGGTGGTTGCACTCACGATACTTTTTGGAATTGTGGCTCGAAGAGATAAAATTTGTAAG tgCTTCAAAAGATCAAGTGAAACAGCACTGTAA